The following DNA comes from Petrotoga sp. 9PW.55.5.1.
AGGAAACTTTTATGTACAATAATTTATATAGGAAATACAGGCCCATGAATTTTGATGAGCTTATAGGGCAAGAACATGTAATAAAATACTTCAAAAACACTATAAAAAAAGATGAAATCTCTCATGCATATATTTTTTCAGGTCCTAGAGGCACTGGAAAAACTACCACTGCAAGGATACTTTCCAAAATAGTAAATTGTAAAAATCCAAAAGAATACAATCCCTGCCATGAATGCGAGAATTGTATCTCAATAAATAAAAACGGTTTTATAGATGTAATTGAGATGGACGCTGCATCCAACAGAGGAATAGATGAAATAAGAAATATTAGAGAATCTGCAAATTATAAGCCTGTTCATGGGAAATATAAAGTATACATAATAGATGAATTCCATATGTTGACAAGAGAAGCTTTCAATGCTTTACTAAAAACTCTTGAAGAACCACCAAGGCATGTTATTTTTATTTTAGCAACAACTAATTTAGAAAAAGTCCCAGAAACTATCATTTCCCGTGCTCAAATTATAAATTTCAAGAATCTAGCAAATGACGATATAGTTGATGGGCTAAAAAAGATTGCAGAATTAGAAAACATAGAGTATGAATTAGAAGCCCTACAAATCATAGCAAAAAAGGCAAAAGGTGGTATGAGAGACGCCATTTCTATGTTTGAGCAAGTAGAGAAATTCGGAGCCAGCAAAATCACCTTACAAGAAACTCTTGACATATTAGGATTATTTGATGAAAGTTTTGTATCTAACTTCATAGATATTGTTTATTCATCAAAAATCGACGAATTTTTAAAGAAATCTGAAGAGCTTTTTAGTTCGGGTAAAGATCCAGAAATATTAGTAGAACAATCTCTTGAATTTCTTTTCAATAAATTATCGAAAGATTATAACGACAATTCCATATTTTTGATGAAAACTCTGAACGAATTACTTAAAGATTTAAAATATAGTGAAAATAAAAGATTGATATTTGATGTTGAAATTCTTGATTTTATGAGTAAGAAAATGAAAAATGAACAAATATTTTACAGTGGAACCCCAACAACGACTTTAGAAAGACAAAACAGCCAAAGGCAAAAAGAAGATATAAAAAAATTCGAAGATCCTCTTCTAAAAAAGATTCTTAATTATTTCAGTGATCCCCATGAGAAAAAATCAAATTTAGCAATATATTTTGCTTTGTTATCTTCAACACCTAAAATAGACAAAGACAAAATAGATTTTACTTTTTCTTCTGACCAAAAATTAGAATTTGATATTTTAAAAAAATATACAGACGAACTCAAAGTTAACATTTATTTATTAATAGATGGATCTTACGACATATCTATTAATTTTGCTGATAGCCAAAATGAAAATTTAGATACCTCTCAACAAAGTAAACTTTTTGAAGAAAAAAGGTTGTTTTAGGTAAAAAAAATGTTATATCTAATTTTCGCTATGAGAGTCGAAGCCAAAAAAATTATAAAACATTTTAATTTAAAAAAAGTTAGTGATAAACCTTTTGAAGTTTATGAAGGGAAAAATATTAATCTCATAATATCCGGTGTTGGAAAAATTAATAGTAGTGCAGCCACTGCTTACTTATTAAAAGATATAAAAGTAGATCATAATGACCTTGATTATATAATAAATATAGGTATCTGCGGCACATTAAATGAAAATTTTAACGTTGGGGATTTGGTTTTAATAAACAAAATAAGAGATTATAAAAGAAAGAAAAATTATTATCCCGATATTATTTTTAAACATTTTTTAAAAGAAGGTTCAATACAATCTATAGATTATATCAATACAGAGTACGAAACAGAAGAAGATCTGGTTGACATGGAATCTTCTTCGATTTTTTATACGGCTTCTAAATTCTTAAATACCCATCAAATACATTGTTTAAAGGTTGTATCTGATGTAGCTAAAGATAAAAATAATACAGAAAAAATCTCTAAAAATTTTGTAGAAGAGTTAATTGAGAAGAATTTAATTAAAATCGTGGAATTCATTTATTCTATAGCTCATTTTCAAGAAAAGTTTCAGCTAGTACTTTCTAAGAAAGAAATAGAAATCATAAATAAAATTTCTAAAAAACTAAAACTCACATTCTCCCAAAAAAAACAATTTGAAAATGCTTATTATTACTATAAAACAAAAAACCATCAAGAACCAAACTTTATTCAAGAATTCTTATATATTGTTCCTAATAACAAAAGTGAAAGGGATGTTATTTTTGAAAGCCTTAAAAAACAATTATTTTCTTGAACCTTTTTCACATATATATGTAGAAAAAAAAGCATACGATTATCCTTTATCCAAAATAATCCTTGAAAAATTCAAAAATAGTAAAGTTATTTTTATAGATAATTACAATGAAATCTTTTCCAGAAACAATCAAAATCCCTACATTCAAAAACTCTCTCCTTCTCTTATAATTGCGGTAAAAACAAGAGAATTAATATACAAAGGTTCAAGGTTGTGTCATGATTTTAAAGAGGAAAATTTCTATTACACGAATTTTATATTGAACTGTCTATTCGATTGTGATTACTGTTATTTAAAAGGTATGAACCTCTCTTCATACCCACTTTTTTTTGTTAATCTAAACGATTATTTTTTGGAAATTAACAAGTTAATCAAAGATAAGAAAAGAATATATC
Coding sequences within:
- the dnaX gene encoding DNA polymerase III subunit gamma/tau, with amino-acid sequence MYNNLYRKYRPMNFDELIGQEHVIKYFKNTIKKDEISHAYIFSGPRGTGKTTTARILSKIVNCKNPKEYNPCHECENCISINKNGFIDVIEMDAASNRGIDEIRNIRESANYKPVHGKYKVYIIDEFHMLTREAFNALLKTLEEPPRHVIFILATTNLEKVPETIISRAQIINFKNLANDDIVDGLKKIAELENIEYELEALQIIAKKAKGGMRDAISMFEQVEKFGASKITLQETLDILGLFDESFVSNFIDIVYSSKIDEFLKKSEELFSSGKDPEILVEQSLEFLFNKLSKDYNDNSIFLMKTLNELLKDLKYSENKRLIFDVEILDFMSKKMKNEQIFYSGTPTTTLERQNSQRQKEDIKKFEDPLLKKILNYFSDPHEKKSNLAIYFALLSSTPKIDKDKIDFTFSSDQKLEFDILKKYTDELKVNIYLLIDGSYDISINFADSQNENLDTSQQSKLFEEKRLF
- a CDS encoding purine phosphorylase, with amino-acid sequence MLYLIFAMRVEAKKIIKHFNLKKVSDKPFEVYEGKNINLIISGVGKINSSAATAYLLKDIKVDHNDLDYIINIGICGTLNENFNVGDLVLINKIRDYKRKKNYYPDIIFKHFLKEGSIQSIDYINTEYETEEDLVDMESSSIFYTASKFLNTHQIHCLKVVSDVAKDKNNTEKISKNFVEELIEKNLIKIVEFIYSIAHFQEKFQLVLSKKEIEIINKISKKLKLTFSQKKQFENAYYYYKTKNHQEPNFIQEFLYIVPNNKSERDVIFESLKKQLFS